A genome region from Macrotis lagotis isolate mMagLag1 chromosome 4, bilby.v1.9.chrom.fasta, whole genome shotgun sequence includes the following:
- the RBM25 gene encoding RNA-binding protein 25 isoform X4 translates to MSFPPHLNRPPMGIPALPPGIPPPQFPGFPPPVPPGTPMIPVPMSIMTPAPTVLVPTVSMVGKHLGARKDHPGLKNKENDENSGPTTTVFVGNISEKASDMLIRQLLAKCGLVLSWKRVQGASGKLQAFGFCEYKEPESTLRALRLLHDLQIGEKKLLVKVDAKTKAQLDEWKAKRKASNGNARPETTNDDDEALDEETKRRDQIIKGAIEVLIREYSSELNAPSQESDSHPRKKKKEKKEDEDINAIEMEEDKRDLISREISKFRDTHKKLEEEKGKKEKERQEIEKERRERERERERERERREREREREREREREKEKERERERERDRDRDRTKERDRERDRERDRDRDRERSSDRNKDRSRSREKSRDREREREREREREREREREREREREREREREREREKDKKRDREEDEEDAYERRKLERKLREKEAAYQERLKNWEIRERKKTREYEKEAEREEERRREMAKEAKRLKEFLEDYDDDRDDPKYYRGSALQKRLRDREKEMEADERDRKREKEELEEIRQRLLAEGHPDPDAELQRMEQEAERRRQPQIKQEPESEEEEEEKQEKEEKREEPIEEEEEPEQKPCLKPTLRPISSAPSVSSASGNATPNTPGDESPCGIIIPHENSPDQQQPEEHRPKIGLSLKLGASNSPGQPNAVKRKKLPVDSVFNKFEDEDSDDVPRKRKLVPLDYGEDDKSSTKGTVNTEEKRKHIKSLIEKIPTAKPELFAYPLDWSIVDSTLMERRIRPWINKKIIEYIGEEEATLVDFVCSKVMAHSSPQSILDDVAMVLDEEAEVFIVKMWRLLIYETEAKKIGLVK, encoded by the exons ATGTCTTTTCCTCCTCACTTGAATCGACCTCCTATGGGAATCCCAGCTCTCCCACCAGGTATCCCGCCCCCACAGTTTCCTGGATTTCCTCCACCTGTGCCTCCAG ggaCCCCAATGATTCCGGTACCAATGAGCATTATGACTCCTGCTCCAACT gttttagtaCCCACTGTGTCCATGGTTGGAAAGCATTTGGGAGCCAGAAAAGATCATCCAGGTCTAAAGAACAAAGAGAATGATGAAAACAGTGGCCCCACGACTACAGTTTTTGTTGGCAACATTTCTGAGAAAGCCTCTGATATGCTCATTAGGCAGCTCTTAGCT aaatgtgGTTTAGTTTTGAGCTGGAAGAGAGTTCAAGGTGCATCTGGAAAACTTCAAG CTTTTGGATTCTGTGAATATAAAGAGCCTGAATCTACCCTCCGTGCCCTTCGGTTATTGCATGATCTTCAGATTGGTGAGAAGAAGCTTCTAGTTAAAGTTGATGCGAAGACTAAGGCACAGTTAGATGAATGGAAAGCGAAGAGGAAAGCGTCCAATGGG AATGCCAGGCCAGAGACTACAAATGATGACGATGAAGCcttagatgaagaaacaaaaagaagagatcAGATCATTAAAGGGGCCATTGAAGTGTTAATACGGGAATACTCCAGCGAGCTCAATGCCCCCTCCCAGGAATCTGACTCTCAccccaggaagaagaaaaaggaaaagaaggaggac GAAGACATAAACGCTATAGAAATGGAAGAAGACAAAAGAGACCTGATATCACGAGAGATCAGTAAATTCAGAGACACACACAAG AaactggaagaagagaaaggcaaaaaggagaaagagagacaggaaattgagaaagaacggagagaaagagagagggaacgTGAAAGGGAACGAGAAAGGCGAGAACGGGAacgagaaagggaaagagaacgTGAacgagaaaaggagaaggaacgGGAGCGGGAACGAGAGCGGGATAGGGACCGAGACCGGACAAAGGAGAGAGACCGAGAgcgggacagagagagagatcgGGACCGGGACCGGGAAAGAAGCTCAGACCGTAATAAAGATCGGAGTAGATCACG AGAGAAGAGCAGAGACCGTGAACGAGAacgggagagggaaagagagagagaacggGAGCGTGAGCGAGAAAGAGAACGGGAACGGGAacgagaaagagaaagggaacgAGAGcgagaaaaagacaagaaaagagacCGAGAAGAGGATGAAGAAGATGCTTATGAACGACGAAAGCTGGAGAGAAAATTACGGGAGAAGGAAGCTGCTTATCAAGAG cGACTTAAGAATTGGGAGATCAGAGAACGgaagaaaactagagaatatGAGAAAGAGgctgaaagagaagaagagagacgACGAGAAATG GCAAAAGAAGCCAAACGACTAAAAGAATTTTTGGAAGATTATGATGATGACAGAGATGATCCTAAATATTATAG GGGTAGTGCACTTCAGAAAAGACTTCGTGacagggagaaagaaatggaagcagatgaacgagataggaagagagaaaaggaggaattaGAAGAAATAAGACAGCGTCTTCTGGCAGAAGGACACCCAGACCCAGATGCAGAGCTCCAAAGA ATGGAACAAGAAGCTGAAAGGCGCAGACAGCCACAAATAAAGCAGGAGCCAGAGtctgaggaagaagaagaagaaaagcaagagaaagaagaaaaacgtGAAGAGCCTATAGAAGAAGAGGAGGAGCCAGAGCAAAAACCTTGTCTTAAACCAACCTTGCGACCCATCAGCTCAGCCCCATCAGTTTCATCTGCTAGTGGCAATGCAACCCCCAATACTCCTGGGGATGAATCTCCCTGTGGTATTATCATTCCCCATGAAAACTCACCTGATCAACAGCAACCTGAGGAACACAGGCCAAAAATAGGATTAAGTCTTAAACTGG gtgcTTCCAATAGTCCTGGCCAGCCTAATGCTGTAAAGAGGAAGAAGCTCCCTGTGGATAGTGTCTTTAACAAATTTGAAGATGAAGACAGTGATGATGTACCCCGGAAAAGGAAACTTGTTCCTTTAGATTATGGTGAAGATGATAAAAGTTCCACCAAAGGCACTGTTAACACAGAAGAAAAGCGCAAACATATCAAAAGTCTCATTGAGAAAATTCCAACAGCTAAACCTGAGCTTTTTGCATATCCCCTCGATTGGTCTATTGTAGATTCT ACATTAATGGAACGTCGAATTAGaccatggattaataagaaaatcattgaatatATAGGTGAAGAAGAAGCCACATTAGTTGATTTTGTTTGTTCTAAG GTTATGGCTCATAGTTCACCACAAAGTATATTAGATGATGTTGCCATG gTACTAGATGAAGAAGCAGAAGTTTTTATAGTCAAAATGTGGAGATTATTGATATAtgaaactgaagccaagaaaaTTGGTCTTGTGAAGTAA
- the RBM25 gene encoding RNA-binding protein 25 isoform X1: MSFPPHLNRPPMGIPALPPGIPPPQFPGFPPPVPPGTPMIPVPMSIMTPAPTVLVPTVSMVGKHLGARKDHPGLKNKENDENSGPTTTVFVGNISEKASDMLIRQLLAKCGLVLSWKRVQGASGKLQAFGFCEYKEPESTLRALRLLHDLQIGEKKLLVKVDAKTKAQLDEWKAKRKASNGVGDFSEFALFPKNARPETTNDDDEALDEETKRRDQIIKGAIEVLIREYSSELNAPSQESDSHPRKKKKEKKEDIFRRFPVAPLIPYPLITKEDINAIEMEEDKRDLISREISKFRDTHKKLEEEKGKKEKERQEIEKERRERERERERERERREREREREREREREKEKERERERERDRDRDRTKERDRERDRERDRDRDRERSSDRNKDRSRSREKSRDREREREREREREREREREREREREREREREREREKDKKRDREEDEEDAYERRKLERKLREKEAAYQERLKNWEIRERKKTREYEKEAEREEERRREMAKEAKRLKEFLEDYDDDRDDPKYYRGSALQKRLRDREKEMEADERDRKREKEELEEIRQRLLAEGHPDPDAELQRMEQEAERRRQPQIKQEPESEEEEEEKQEKEEKREEPIEEEEEPEQKPCLKPTLRPISSAPSVSSASGNATPNTPGDESPCGIIIPHENSPDQQQPEEHRPKIGLSLKLGASNSPGQPNAVKRKKLPVDSVFNKFEDEDSDDVPRKRKLVPLDYGEDDKSSTKGTVNTEEKRKHIKSLIEKIPTAKPELFAYPLDWSIVDSTLMERRIRPWINKKIIEYIGEEEATLVDFVCSKVMAHSSPQSILDDVAMVLDEEAEVFIVKMWRLLIYETEAKKIGLVK; this comes from the exons ATGTCTTTTCCTCCTCACTTGAATCGACCTCCTATGGGAATCCCAGCTCTCCCACCAGGTATCCCGCCCCCACAGTTTCCTGGATTTCCTCCACCTGTGCCTCCAG ggaCCCCAATGATTCCGGTACCAATGAGCATTATGACTCCTGCTCCAACT gttttagtaCCCACTGTGTCCATGGTTGGAAAGCATTTGGGAGCCAGAAAAGATCATCCAGGTCTAAAGAACAAAGAGAATGATGAAAACAGTGGCCCCACGACTACAGTTTTTGTTGGCAACATTTCTGAGAAAGCCTCTGATATGCTCATTAGGCAGCTCTTAGCT aaatgtgGTTTAGTTTTGAGCTGGAAGAGAGTTCAAGGTGCATCTGGAAAACTTCAAG CTTTTGGATTCTGTGAATATAAAGAGCCTGAATCTACCCTCCGTGCCCTTCGGTTATTGCATGATCTTCAGATTGGTGAGAAGAAGCTTCTAGTTAAAGTTGATGCGAAGACTAAGGCACAGTTAGATGAATGGAAAGCGAAGAGGAAAGCGTCCAATGGG GTTGGTGATTTTTCTGAATTTGCCTTGTTTCCCAAGAATGCCAGGCCAGAGACTACAAATGATGACGATGAAGCcttagatgaagaaacaaaaagaagagatcAGATCATTAAAGGGGCCATTGAAGTGTTAATACGGGAATACTCCAGCGAGCTCAATGCCCCCTCCCAGGAATCTGACTCTCAccccaggaagaagaaaaaggaaaagaaggaggac ATTTTCCGCAGATTTCCAGTGGCCCCACTGATCCCTTATCCACTCATCACCAAG GAAGACATAAACGCTATAGAAATGGAAGAAGACAAAAGAGACCTGATATCACGAGAGATCAGTAAATTCAGAGACACACACAAG AaactggaagaagagaaaggcaaaaaggagaaagagagacaggaaattgagaaagaacggagagaaagagagagggaacgTGAAAGGGAACGAGAAAGGCGAGAACGGGAacgagaaagggaaagagaacgTGAacgagaaaaggagaaggaacgGGAGCGGGAACGAGAGCGGGATAGGGACCGAGACCGGACAAAGGAGAGAGACCGAGAgcgggacagagagagagatcgGGACCGGGACCGGGAAAGAAGCTCAGACCGTAATAAAGATCGGAGTAGATCACG AGAGAAGAGCAGAGACCGTGAACGAGAacgggagagggaaagagagagagaacggGAGCGTGAGCGAGAAAGAGAACGGGAACGGGAacgagaaagagaaagggaacgAGAGcgagaaaaagacaagaaaagagacCGAGAAGAGGATGAAGAAGATGCTTATGAACGACGAAAGCTGGAGAGAAAATTACGGGAGAAGGAAGCTGCTTATCAAGAG cGACTTAAGAATTGGGAGATCAGAGAACGgaagaaaactagagaatatGAGAAAGAGgctgaaagagaagaagagagacgACGAGAAATG GCAAAAGAAGCCAAACGACTAAAAGAATTTTTGGAAGATTATGATGATGACAGAGATGATCCTAAATATTATAG GGGTAGTGCACTTCAGAAAAGACTTCGTGacagggagaaagaaatggaagcagatgaacgagataggaagagagaaaaggaggaattaGAAGAAATAAGACAGCGTCTTCTGGCAGAAGGACACCCAGACCCAGATGCAGAGCTCCAAAGA ATGGAACAAGAAGCTGAAAGGCGCAGACAGCCACAAATAAAGCAGGAGCCAGAGtctgaggaagaagaagaagaaaagcaagagaaagaagaaaaacgtGAAGAGCCTATAGAAGAAGAGGAGGAGCCAGAGCAAAAACCTTGTCTTAAACCAACCTTGCGACCCATCAGCTCAGCCCCATCAGTTTCATCTGCTAGTGGCAATGCAACCCCCAATACTCCTGGGGATGAATCTCCCTGTGGTATTATCATTCCCCATGAAAACTCACCTGATCAACAGCAACCTGAGGAACACAGGCCAAAAATAGGATTAAGTCTTAAACTGG gtgcTTCCAATAGTCCTGGCCAGCCTAATGCTGTAAAGAGGAAGAAGCTCCCTGTGGATAGTGTCTTTAACAAATTTGAAGATGAAGACAGTGATGATGTACCCCGGAAAAGGAAACTTGTTCCTTTAGATTATGGTGAAGATGATAAAAGTTCCACCAAAGGCACTGTTAACACAGAAGAAAAGCGCAAACATATCAAAAGTCTCATTGAGAAAATTCCAACAGCTAAACCTGAGCTTTTTGCATATCCCCTCGATTGGTCTATTGTAGATTCT ACATTAATGGAACGTCGAATTAGaccatggattaataagaaaatcattgaatatATAGGTGAAGAAGAAGCCACATTAGTTGATTTTGTTTGTTCTAAG GTTATGGCTCATAGTTCACCACAAAGTATATTAGATGATGTTGCCATG gTACTAGATGAAGAAGCAGAAGTTTTTATAGTCAAAATGTGGAGATTATTGATATAtgaaactgaagccaagaaaaTTGGTCTTGTGAAGTAA
- the RBM25 gene encoding RNA-binding protein 25 isoform X2, which translates to MSFPPHLNRPPMGIPALPPGIPPPQFPGFPPPVPPGTPMIPVPMSIMTPAPTVLVPTVSMVGKHLGARKDHPGLKNKENDENSGPTTTVFVGNISEKASDMLIRQLLAKCGLVLSWKRVQGASGKLQAFGFCEYKEPESTLRALRLLHDLQIGEKKLLVKVDAKTKAQLDEWKAKRKASNGNARPETTNDDDEALDEETKRRDQIIKGAIEVLIREYSSELNAPSQESDSHPRKKKKEKKEDIFRRFPVAPLIPYPLITKEDINAIEMEEDKRDLISREISKFRDTHKKLEEEKGKKEKERQEIEKERRERERERERERERREREREREREREREKEKERERERERDRDRDRTKERDRERDRERDRDRDRERSSDRNKDRSRSREKSRDREREREREREREREREREREREREREREREREREKDKKRDREEDEEDAYERRKLERKLREKEAAYQERLKNWEIRERKKTREYEKEAEREEERRREMAKEAKRLKEFLEDYDDDRDDPKYYRGSALQKRLRDREKEMEADERDRKREKEELEEIRQRLLAEGHPDPDAELQRMEQEAERRRQPQIKQEPESEEEEEEKQEKEEKREEPIEEEEEPEQKPCLKPTLRPISSAPSVSSASGNATPNTPGDESPCGIIIPHENSPDQQQPEEHRPKIGLSLKLGASNSPGQPNAVKRKKLPVDSVFNKFEDEDSDDVPRKRKLVPLDYGEDDKSSTKGTVNTEEKRKHIKSLIEKIPTAKPELFAYPLDWSIVDSTLMERRIRPWINKKIIEYIGEEEATLVDFVCSKVMAHSSPQSILDDVAMVLDEEAEVFIVKMWRLLIYETEAKKIGLVK; encoded by the exons ATGTCTTTTCCTCCTCACTTGAATCGACCTCCTATGGGAATCCCAGCTCTCCCACCAGGTATCCCGCCCCCACAGTTTCCTGGATTTCCTCCACCTGTGCCTCCAG ggaCCCCAATGATTCCGGTACCAATGAGCATTATGACTCCTGCTCCAACT gttttagtaCCCACTGTGTCCATGGTTGGAAAGCATTTGGGAGCCAGAAAAGATCATCCAGGTCTAAAGAACAAAGAGAATGATGAAAACAGTGGCCCCACGACTACAGTTTTTGTTGGCAACATTTCTGAGAAAGCCTCTGATATGCTCATTAGGCAGCTCTTAGCT aaatgtgGTTTAGTTTTGAGCTGGAAGAGAGTTCAAGGTGCATCTGGAAAACTTCAAG CTTTTGGATTCTGTGAATATAAAGAGCCTGAATCTACCCTCCGTGCCCTTCGGTTATTGCATGATCTTCAGATTGGTGAGAAGAAGCTTCTAGTTAAAGTTGATGCGAAGACTAAGGCACAGTTAGATGAATGGAAAGCGAAGAGGAAAGCGTCCAATGGG AATGCCAGGCCAGAGACTACAAATGATGACGATGAAGCcttagatgaagaaacaaaaagaagagatcAGATCATTAAAGGGGCCATTGAAGTGTTAATACGGGAATACTCCAGCGAGCTCAATGCCCCCTCCCAGGAATCTGACTCTCAccccaggaagaagaaaaaggaaaagaaggaggac ATTTTCCGCAGATTTCCAGTGGCCCCACTGATCCCTTATCCACTCATCACCAAG GAAGACATAAACGCTATAGAAATGGAAGAAGACAAAAGAGACCTGATATCACGAGAGATCAGTAAATTCAGAGACACACACAAG AaactggaagaagagaaaggcaaaaaggagaaagagagacaggaaattgagaaagaacggagagaaagagagagggaacgTGAAAGGGAACGAGAAAGGCGAGAACGGGAacgagaaagggaaagagaacgTGAacgagaaaaggagaaggaacgGGAGCGGGAACGAGAGCGGGATAGGGACCGAGACCGGACAAAGGAGAGAGACCGAGAgcgggacagagagagagatcgGGACCGGGACCGGGAAAGAAGCTCAGACCGTAATAAAGATCGGAGTAGATCACG AGAGAAGAGCAGAGACCGTGAACGAGAacgggagagggaaagagagagagaacggGAGCGTGAGCGAGAAAGAGAACGGGAACGGGAacgagaaagagaaagggaacgAGAGcgagaaaaagacaagaaaagagacCGAGAAGAGGATGAAGAAGATGCTTATGAACGACGAAAGCTGGAGAGAAAATTACGGGAGAAGGAAGCTGCTTATCAAGAG cGACTTAAGAATTGGGAGATCAGAGAACGgaagaaaactagagaatatGAGAAAGAGgctgaaagagaagaagagagacgACGAGAAATG GCAAAAGAAGCCAAACGACTAAAAGAATTTTTGGAAGATTATGATGATGACAGAGATGATCCTAAATATTATAG GGGTAGTGCACTTCAGAAAAGACTTCGTGacagggagaaagaaatggaagcagatgaacgagataggaagagagaaaaggaggaattaGAAGAAATAAGACAGCGTCTTCTGGCAGAAGGACACCCAGACCCAGATGCAGAGCTCCAAAGA ATGGAACAAGAAGCTGAAAGGCGCAGACAGCCACAAATAAAGCAGGAGCCAGAGtctgaggaagaagaagaagaaaagcaagagaaagaagaaaaacgtGAAGAGCCTATAGAAGAAGAGGAGGAGCCAGAGCAAAAACCTTGTCTTAAACCAACCTTGCGACCCATCAGCTCAGCCCCATCAGTTTCATCTGCTAGTGGCAATGCAACCCCCAATACTCCTGGGGATGAATCTCCCTGTGGTATTATCATTCCCCATGAAAACTCACCTGATCAACAGCAACCTGAGGAACACAGGCCAAAAATAGGATTAAGTCTTAAACTGG gtgcTTCCAATAGTCCTGGCCAGCCTAATGCTGTAAAGAGGAAGAAGCTCCCTGTGGATAGTGTCTTTAACAAATTTGAAGATGAAGACAGTGATGATGTACCCCGGAAAAGGAAACTTGTTCCTTTAGATTATGGTGAAGATGATAAAAGTTCCACCAAAGGCACTGTTAACACAGAAGAAAAGCGCAAACATATCAAAAGTCTCATTGAGAAAATTCCAACAGCTAAACCTGAGCTTTTTGCATATCCCCTCGATTGGTCTATTGTAGATTCT ACATTAATGGAACGTCGAATTAGaccatggattaataagaaaatcattgaatatATAGGTGAAGAAGAAGCCACATTAGTTGATTTTGTTTGTTCTAAG GTTATGGCTCATAGTTCACCACAAAGTATATTAGATGATGTTGCCATG gTACTAGATGAAGAAGCAGAAGTTTTTATAGTCAAAATGTGGAGATTATTGATATAtgaaactgaagccaagaaaaTTGGTCTTGTGAAGTAA
- the RBM25 gene encoding RNA-binding protein 25 isoform X3, with protein sequence MSFPPHLNRPPMGIPALPPGIPPPQFPGFPPPVPPGTPMIPVPMSIMTPAPTVLVPTVSMVGKHLGARKDHPGLKNKENDENSGPTTTVFVGNISEKASDMLIRQLLAKCGLVLSWKRVQGASGKLQAFGFCEYKEPESTLRALRLLHDLQIGEKKLLVKVDAKTKAQLDEWKAKRKASNGVGDFSEFALFPKNARPETTNDDDEALDEETKRRDQIIKGAIEVLIREYSSELNAPSQESDSHPRKKKKEKKEDEDINAIEMEEDKRDLISREISKFRDTHKKLEEEKGKKEKERQEIEKERRERERERERERERREREREREREREREKEKERERERERDRDRDRTKERDRERDRERDRDRDRERSSDRNKDRSRSREKSRDREREREREREREREREREREREREREREREREREKDKKRDREEDEEDAYERRKLERKLREKEAAYQERLKNWEIRERKKTREYEKEAEREEERRREMAKEAKRLKEFLEDYDDDRDDPKYYRGSALQKRLRDREKEMEADERDRKREKEELEEIRQRLLAEGHPDPDAELQRMEQEAERRRQPQIKQEPESEEEEEEKQEKEEKREEPIEEEEEPEQKPCLKPTLRPISSAPSVSSASGNATPNTPGDESPCGIIIPHENSPDQQQPEEHRPKIGLSLKLGASNSPGQPNAVKRKKLPVDSVFNKFEDEDSDDVPRKRKLVPLDYGEDDKSSTKGTVNTEEKRKHIKSLIEKIPTAKPELFAYPLDWSIVDSTLMERRIRPWINKKIIEYIGEEEATLVDFVCSKVMAHSSPQSILDDVAMVLDEEAEVFIVKMWRLLIYETEAKKIGLVK encoded by the exons ATGTCTTTTCCTCCTCACTTGAATCGACCTCCTATGGGAATCCCAGCTCTCCCACCAGGTATCCCGCCCCCACAGTTTCCTGGATTTCCTCCACCTGTGCCTCCAG ggaCCCCAATGATTCCGGTACCAATGAGCATTATGACTCCTGCTCCAACT gttttagtaCCCACTGTGTCCATGGTTGGAAAGCATTTGGGAGCCAGAAAAGATCATCCAGGTCTAAAGAACAAAGAGAATGATGAAAACAGTGGCCCCACGACTACAGTTTTTGTTGGCAACATTTCTGAGAAAGCCTCTGATATGCTCATTAGGCAGCTCTTAGCT aaatgtgGTTTAGTTTTGAGCTGGAAGAGAGTTCAAGGTGCATCTGGAAAACTTCAAG CTTTTGGATTCTGTGAATATAAAGAGCCTGAATCTACCCTCCGTGCCCTTCGGTTATTGCATGATCTTCAGATTGGTGAGAAGAAGCTTCTAGTTAAAGTTGATGCGAAGACTAAGGCACAGTTAGATGAATGGAAAGCGAAGAGGAAAGCGTCCAATGGG GTTGGTGATTTTTCTGAATTTGCCTTGTTTCCCAAGAATGCCAGGCCAGAGACTACAAATGATGACGATGAAGCcttagatgaagaaacaaaaagaagagatcAGATCATTAAAGGGGCCATTGAAGTGTTAATACGGGAATACTCCAGCGAGCTCAATGCCCCCTCCCAGGAATCTGACTCTCAccccaggaagaagaaaaaggaaaagaaggaggac GAAGACATAAACGCTATAGAAATGGAAGAAGACAAAAGAGACCTGATATCACGAGAGATCAGTAAATTCAGAGACACACACAAG AaactggaagaagagaaaggcaaaaaggagaaagagagacaggaaattgagaaagaacggagagaaagagagagggaacgTGAAAGGGAACGAGAAAGGCGAGAACGGGAacgagaaagggaaagagaacgTGAacgagaaaaggagaaggaacgGGAGCGGGAACGAGAGCGGGATAGGGACCGAGACCGGACAAAGGAGAGAGACCGAGAgcgggacagagagagagatcgGGACCGGGACCGGGAAAGAAGCTCAGACCGTAATAAAGATCGGAGTAGATCACG AGAGAAGAGCAGAGACCGTGAACGAGAacgggagagggaaagagagagagaacggGAGCGTGAGCGAGAAAGAGAACGGGAACGGGAacgagaaagagaaagggaacgAGAGcgagaaaaagacaagaaaagagacCGAGAAGAGGATGAAGAAGATGCTTATGAACGACGAAAGCTGGAGAGAAAATTACGGGAGAAGGAAGCTGCTTATCAAGAG cGACTTAAGAATTGGGAGATCAGAGAACGgaagaaaactagagaatatGAGAAAGAGgctgaaagagaagaagagagacgACGAGAAATG GCAAAAGAAGCCAAACGACTAAAAGAATTTTTGGAAGATTATGATGATGACAGAGATGATCCTAAATATTATAG GGGTAGTGCACTTCAGAAAAGACTTCGTGacagggagaaagaaatggaagcagatgaacgagataggaagagagaaaaggaggaattaGAAGAAATAAGACAGCGTCTTCTGGCAGAAGGACACCCAGACCCAGATGCAGAGCTCCAAAGA ATGGAACAAGAAGCTGAAAGGCGCAGACAGCCACAAATAAAGCAGGAGCCAGAGtctgaggaagaagaagaagaaaagcaagagaaagaagaaaaacgtGAAGAGCCTATAGAAGAAGAGGAGGAGCCAGAGCAAAAACCTTGTCTTAAACCAACCTTGCGACCCATCAGCTCAGCCCCATCAGTTTCATCTGCTAGTGGCAATGCAACCCCCAATACTCCTGGGGATGAATCTCCCTGTGGTATTATCATTCCCCATGAAAACTCACCTGATCAACAGCAACCTGAGGAACACAGGCCAAAAATAGGATTAAGTCTTAAACTGG gtgcTTCCAATAGTCCTGGCCAGCCTAATGCTGTAAAGAGGAAGAAGCTCCCTGTGGATAGTGTCTTTAACAAATTTGAAGATGAAGACAGTGATGATGTACCCCGGAAAAGGAAACTTGTTCCTTTAGATTATGGTGAAGATGATAAAAGTTCCACCAAAGGCACTGTTAACACAGAAGAAAAGCGCAAACATATCAAAAGTCTCATTGAGAAAATTCCAACAGCTAAACCTGAGCTTTTTGCATATCCCCTCGATTGGTCTATTGTAGATTCT ACATTAATGGAACGTCGAATTAGaccatggattaataagaaaatcattgaatatATAGGTGAAGAAGAAGCCACATTAGTTGATTTTGTTTGTTCTAAG GTTATGGCTCATAGTTCACCACAAAGTATATTAGATGATGTTGCCATG gTACTAGATGAAGAAGCAGAAGTTTTTATAGTCAAAATGTGGAGATTATTGATATAtgaaactgaagccaagaaaaTTGGTCTTGTGAAGTAA